The proteins below come from a single Metarhizium brunneum chromosome 1, complete sequence genomic window:
- the CYCU4-2 gene encoding Cyclin-U4-2 has product MADTDHQPAATDHAQIQRDASDAAARAAIPPSPPMPSSDPGLAIVDHDGSAADQDDLFKLPAAEALRLLSASVELLVLMTGDIPPTPPPKTPTDPQMTGMQVEKDNMVRSRSQQSLANARQQAERAAAHRQHGDAGEATSGIDRLQAYSASMSAQLAAQQHASAMPSTSAEPIDGVRLRQHPDADAEPYIIVGADSRPVNLQHGAITRKFYSKKEPPIPISQYLLRLHRFCPMSTAVYLATSLYIHRLAVEERAIPVTKRNAHRLVLAGLRVAMKALEDLSYPHAKVARVGGVSEVELARLEISFCFLAGFELVVGEEPLRRHWEELRDGRAQQALRGMDVPTLKLSKRPREMAQASG; this is encoded by the coding sequence atggccgacacTGACCATCAACCTGCGGCCACCGATCACGCTCAGATACAGCGGGATGCCTCGGACGCTGCAGCCCGAGCCGCGatccccccttcccccccgaTGCCTTCGTCCGACCCCGGTctcgccattgtcgaccacgacggcagcgccgccgaccAAGACGACCTCTTTAAACTACCCGCTGCCGAAGCGCTGCGCCTCCTCAGCGCCAGCGTCGAGCTCCTGGTCCTCATGACGGGCGACATccccccgacgccgccgcccaagacgccCACCGACCCCCAGATGACGGGCATGCAGGTCGAAAAGGACAACATGGTCCGGTCGCGCTCCCAGCAGAGCCTGGCGAACGCGAGGCAGCAGGCCGAGCGAGCAGCCGCCCACCGGCAACACGGCGACGCGGGCGAAGCGACGAGCGGCATCGACAGGCTGCAAGCCTACAGCGCTTCCATGTCTGCCCAACTCGCGGCCCAACAGCACGCGTCTGCGATGCCATCCACGTCCGCGGAACCCATAGACGGCGTCAGGCTGCGCCAGCACCCAGACGCCGACGCGGAGCCGTACATcattgtcggcgccgacTCGCGGCCCGTCAACCTCCAGCACGGCGCCATCACGCGCAAGTTCTACAGCAAAAAGGAGCCGCCGATCCCGATAAGCCAGTACCTGCTGCGGCTGCACAGGTTCTGCCCCATGAGCACGGCCGTCTACCTCGCCACGTCGCTCTACATCCACCGgctggccgtcgaggagcGCGCCATCCCGGTGACGAAGCGCAACGCCCACAGGCTGGTCCTGGCGGGGCTGCGCGTCGCCATGAAGGCGCTCGAGGACCTGTCGTACCCGCACGCCAAGGTCGCACGCGTAGGGGGCGTCAGCGAGGTCGAGCTGGCCCGGCTGGAAATCAGCTTCTGCTTCCTGGCTGGcttcgagctcgtcgtcggcgaggagCCGCTGCGGAGGCACTGGGAGGAGCTGCGCGACGGCAGGGCCCAGCAGGCTCTTAGGGGCATGGACGTGCCGACCTTGAAGTTGAGCAAGAGGCCTAGGGAGATGGCGCAGGCAAGCGGGTGA
- the sorD_0 gene encoding FAD-linked oxidoreductase sorD → MGNGHSTPLQQCLNTICHGRSGCVGYPSDPFYQLSWVKPYNLAIKVTPVAVIRPNTADEVAEAVKCAVQSQVHVQAKSGGHSYGNYGLGGQDGSLMIDMANFKHFTMDTTTWQATFGAGYRLGELDHQLHKHGGRAMAHGTCPGVGAGGHATIGGIGPSSRMWGTALDHVLSVQVVTADGHVRTASRDENADLFWALRGAGASFGIVTHFTVRTQPAPGHVVEYTYEFRFGSQHEMAPVYSAWQAVANDPDLDRRFSTLFIAQPLGAVVTGTFFGTRREYEASGIHGRMPAGGAAALRLTDWLGSLGHMAEKAALALSDLPTQFYGKSLALRREDALSPDAVARLFNYTGAADPGTPFWTVIFDSEGGAINDVPAGETAYPHRDKLFMYQSYVIGLPLSEKSRRFAEGIHDIIQRGAPGANTRYAGYVDRELGRAEAQRAYWGDKLPRLGEIKARWDPGDVFHNPQSVAPADGVGGG, encoded by the exons ATGGGCAATGGGCACAGCACTCCCTTGCAGCAATGTTTGAACACAATCTGCCACGGCCGCAGTGGCTGCGTCGGATACCCCAGCGACCCCTTCTACCAGCTGTCATGGGTGAAGCCCTACAACCTGGCTATTAAAGTCACGCCGGTGGCCGTTATTCGGCCCAACACGGCCGACGAggtcgccgaggccgtcaagtGTGCTGTGCAGAGCCAAGTCCACGTCCAAGCCAAGTCGGGTGGACATTCGTACGG CAACTACGGCCTCGGGGGCCAAGACGGCTCCCTCATgatcgacatggccaactttAAACACTTCACCATGGACACGACGACCTGGCAGGCCACCTTTGGCGCGGGCTACAGGCTCGGCGAGCTCGACCACCAGCTGCATAAACACGGCGGCCGCGCCATGGCCCACGGCACATGCccgggcgtcggcgccggcggacACGCCACCATT GGAGGCATCGGCCCGTCGTCCCGGATGTGGGGGACGGCGCTCGACCACGTCCTCTCGGTGCAGGTCGTCACGGCCGACGGGCACGTCCGCACGGCCAGCCGCGACGAAAACGCCGACCTGTTCTGGGCGCtgcgcggcgccggcgccagctTCGGCATCGTCACGCACTTCACCGTCCGCACGCAGCCCGCGCCCGGCCACGTCGTCGAGTACACGTACGAGTTCCGCTTCGGCAGCCAGCACGAGATGGCCCCCGTCTACTCGGCCTGGCAGGCGGTCGCCAACGACCCCGACCTCGACCGCCGCTTCTCCACGCTCTTCATCGCGCAGCCCCTGGGCGCCGTCGTCACGGGCACCTTCTTCGGCACCCGGCGCGAGTACGAGGCCTCGGGCATCCACGGCCGCATGCcggctggcggcgccgccgccctccgccTCACCGACTGGCTCGGCTCCCTGGGCCACATGGCGGAAAAGGCGGCCCTCGCGCTGAGCGACCTCCCGACTCAGTTCTACGGCAAGTCGCTCGCCCTGCGGCGCGAGGACGCGCTGTCCCCGGACGCCGTCGCGCGCCTGTTCAACTACACCGGCGCCGCGGACCCGGGGACCCCCTTCTGGACGGTCATCTTCGACTCCGAGGGCGGCGCGATCAACGACGTGCCCGCCGGCGAGACGGCGTACCCGCACCGCGATAAGCTCTTCATGTATCAGTCGTATGTGATTGGGCTGCCGCTGAGCGAGAAGAGCCGGAGGTTTGCAGAGGGCATCCACGACATTATTCAGAGGGGCGCGCCGGGCGCGAATACCCGGTATGCAGGGTACGTGGACCGCGAGCTGGGCCGCGCCGAGGCCCAGCGGGCGTATTGGGGGGACAAGCTGCCGAGGTTGGGGGAGATCAAGGCGCGCTGGGATCCGGGCGATGTCTTTCACAACCCGCAGAGTGTTGCGCCTGCCGACGGGGTCGGAGGGGGCTGA
- the hsp30_0 gene encoding heat shock protein yields the protein MSFFPRGFYEADASSFTPLFRLLDDFDSYTRQAGGQPNGRRAGASIWQPKFDVRETDDAYELHGELPGMNKDTVHIEFTEPQTMSVRGRAERSYSEGTPSAGQIEDVTDKPAITQGGEPSHKATVEDEGAAAAAAEQAQAEPQAPQYKYWLTERSVGEFSRTFNFPAPVQHDAVSASFKDGILSVSVPKAKKPEARRITIS from the coding sequence ATGTCCTTCTTCCCACGAGGTTTCTACGAAGCCGACGCTTCATCCTTCACCCCGCTCTtccgcctcctcgacgactttgacagcTACACCCGCCAGGCGGGCGGCCAGCCCAACGGCCGACGCGCAGGCGCCTCCATCTGGCAGCCCAAGTTTGACGTCCGCGAGACCGACGACGCCTACGAGCTGCACGGCGAGCTGCCCGGCATGAACAAGGACACGGTCCACATTGAATTCACCGAGCCGCAGACGATGTCGGTCCGCGGCAGGGCCGAGCGCTCCTACTCCGAGGGCACCCCGTCGGCCGGCCAGATCGAGGACGTGACCGACAAGCCCGCCATCACCCAGGGCGGCGAGCCCTCGCACAAGGCCaccgtcgaggacgagggcgccgccgccgccgccgccgagcaggCGCAGGCCGAGCCCCAGGCGCCCCAGTACAAGTACTGGCTCACCGAGCGCAGCGTCGGCGAGTTCTCTCGCACCTTTAACTTCCCGGCGCCGGTGCAGCATGACGCCGTCTCGGCTAGCTTCAAGGACGGCATCCTGAGCGTCTCCgtgcccaaggccaagaagcccgagGCGCGCCGCATCACCATCTCCTAA